From a single Sulfolobus sp. E5-1-F genomic region:
- the hsp14 gene encoding archaeal heat shock protein Hsp14, giving the protein MMNVIIREIGKRLDELSREFYESIIPPIDMYEEGGELVVVADLAGFNKDKINVRISAQNELIINAEREIQYIGTKYTTQRPLKIHKVIHLPVKVKRDSSVTAKYENGVLTIRIPVEGSVSIKIE; this is encoded by the coding sequence ATGATGAATGTGATAATTAGAGAAATTGGTAAAAGATTAGATGAACTATCTAGGGAATTCTACGAATCAATTATTCCACCAATAGATATGTATGAAGAAGGAGGAGAGCTAGTAGTTGTTGCGGACTTAGCGGGTTTTAATAAGGATAAAATAAATGTAAGAATATCTGCACAAAACGAGTTGATAATTAACGCTGAAAGGGAAATACAATATATAGGTACCAAATACACTACTCAGAGGCCTCTCAAGATACATAAGGTAATTCATTTACCGGTAAAGGTTAAGAGGGACTCTTCAGTTACAGCTAAGTACGAAAATGGCGTGTTGACTATAAGGATACCCGTAGAGGGTTCAGTATCAATCAAAATAGAGTAA